The sequence GTTTACCCCCTTTGATCCCGACCGCCTGCTCGATTGGGTGTGGGGTTATTCATTTTTGCAGGAGCGCCCCATACTAGTTCCAAAGTCTCTCGCTTATTTCGGTCCGGGTTGCGGAGAGCGTTTTGTCTTTGAGACTTCAAATGGATGCGCTTTGGGTGGGAGTTTGGAAGAGGCCGTTTTCTACGGCCTTTTGGAAGTCGTCGAACGCGACTCCTTCCTGATGACGTGGTATGCTCAATTGCCTGTCCCCCGTTTGGATCCGACTTCCGCTGAAGATCGCGATCTGCGGTTGATGGTGGATCGTTTTCAAACGGTGACGGGGTATGATCTCTATTTTTTTAACACGACGATGGAGAACAACATTCCCAGTGTGTGGGCGTTGGCGAAAAACAGAAAATCGCAGGGAGCCCATCTGATCTGTGCGGCTGGAGCCCATCTGGATCCCGTCCGGGCGGTAAAAGGCGCAGTTCATGAATTGTCCAGCACGATGCGGATGCTTCATAAGCAATATGAGAAAAATCGAGAGAAGGCGGGTCATATGTTTCACGACTCAACTCTGGTGCGACAGATGGAGGACCATTCTATCCTATACGGCTTGCCGCAAGCGAAGAAGCGCCTGTATTTTTTGCTGGATGAAAAGCGTCCGTTGCGAAGGTTTGACCAGGAGTTCCAGCAAGAGAAAAGGCATATGGACTTGACCGAGGACCTGAAGGAAATACTCCAGGTGTTTCACCGATTGAACCTTGATGTGATTGTAGTGAACCAGACAACACCAGAACTGAGTCGAAACGGACTTTTTTGCGTAAAAGTGCTGATCCCGGGGATGTTGCCGATGACCTTCGGACATCATTTTACCCGCCTGGAAGGGATGGACCGGGTGTTGAGGGTACCGGTGGATCTCGGATATACCGAACAACCACTGACACTGGAACAGCTTAATCCACATCCGCATCCGTTTCCATAAGCCGTGGGGAGGGGAAAAGATGAGTCTAGAAACATTTTTGCACCATCTCCATTTTGACATTGCCAAGACTCAACCGCGAGATTGGAAGGTAGATTGGGAAGATACACCTCTTCCGTATAAACGTTACCACGGCTTGCCTGCAATCCCGCTTTCTTTGGAAGTACCGCTGACGCTCAAAGGATGCGAAGTGCCTGTAAAGCCGAAGATTCGCGAAATCGGCCATTTTTTCTGGTATGGATTCGGACTCTCGCAATTCTGCCAACCCGTCCATCCTTCGGGTGCCGTGGAACACGCGATGTACCGGCGGTTCGTTCCCTCCGGCGGAGCGCTGTATCCCAACGAATTGTACGTGTATCTGAACATGGATGAAGTCTCGCGGGGGATATATCATTATGATGCGGCTCATCACCGCTTGGTGTTGTTGCGGAAAGGCGATTATGATTCTTACCTGGCCCGGGCTCTCGGCTATCGCTGTGACGTGTCGGCTTATTTTGGTGTCGTTTTTGTGTCTACGATGTTTCAGAAAAATGGCTTTAAATATCATCACTTTGCTTATCGTCTGCAAGGGCTGGATACGGGCGTGTTAATCGGGCAGCTGCTGGAGGTGGCGAAGCGGTTTGGCTTTGAATCGGCGGTCTACTTCCGGTTTCTTGATCGGGCCGTTAACCATCTGCTGGGTTTGTCCGAATGGAAGGAGAGTGTGTATGCAGTCGTTCCGCTGGCGTTGGATCCTAGGGTTACGAGGTTTGATGAAGAGAATAATGACAAGTCGATCTCTGCCGAGGAGTTGTGCCGAGAGTTGACAGTGCTGCAACATGAACATGACATCCGGTCGAAGAGAAGGATCGAGTATCCAATGATCATCCGGATGAATGAAGCCTCCCTGCTGGAATCCATCAAACCGTTTCGGCAGGTAAAGGGGGAGAAGAACAGCAGCTGTGAGGGTGAGATAATCCTCCTGCCCCGTGTGGACCGGCTATCGTATGATCTGGCGGCAGTCTGTCGAAAGCGGTTTTCACCAGGGATCCATTTTGTCTTGGATCAGGTGAGTCAATCGCAACTGGCCGCTTTGTTACGGGAAGCGACAGCTTCTTTTTCGTATCGGAATGATTTGGATGGAGCACAGGAGAATCTCGTATCCCGTGTCTCACTGGTTGGATGTTTGCATGGTGTGGAAGGCATTCCGGATGGTGCTTACCATTATGACAGGGCCGCTCATGCATTCCGGCAGATACGCCCTGGAGATCATCGTCGGCGGCTGCAACAGGGAATGTCCTCGCATACGGTAAACTTGTCCCAAGTACCGCTCTGCTTTCATGTGACAGGGGATCGGGATCACCTCAAAGGGGCGCTGGGGTATAGAGGGTACCGCATTCAACAGATGGAAGCGGGTATGCTGACGCATCGTTTACTGCTGGCGGCGTCCGCCCTCGGGATGGGGGGGCACCCGCTTCTCGATTTTGATGCGGGCTCGTGTGATGAACTCTATCGTTTGGCTCCACAAGGAAAAACCAGTCTAATCCAAATCCCAATCGGTCCCTATCGTCTTCCTCCCCGTTTGCAGGGAAGTTTGCATGGTTGAATAAGCGGAAGAAATAGGTGAACAAGGCTGGCAGTATGCTTTTGTTCACTTTCTGTTCATAAAAAGATGGTAATATATTTGTAAATAATTAGGGGGACAATGGATGAACAAGAAAGTGAACGTTCTTATCATTGAAGATGATCCTTATATATGTGAGTTGATCACTTTATACGCAGAAAAAAGTGGATATACTGTTTACGTTGCTAACAATGGGATGGAAGGTTTGGAATTGTTTTATGATAACCCGCCAGATCTTGTCATTCTGGATATTATGATGCCTGAAATGGACGGTTGGGAAGTTTGCACGGAAATAAGACGATTTGATAAAACTCCTATTATCATGTTGACGGGGAAAGGCGAAAACGATGATAAACTGAAAGGTTTCGACCTGGGAACAGATGATTACTTGGTGAAACCTTTTGACCCAAACGAATTGATGGCGAGGGTCAAAGCAGTACTGCGGCGAACCAATCCGATGTTCAATATAAATGAGATCATTGAACTTCCCTTGTTGAAGATTGATCCTCAACAATACAAGGTGGTCTGTGATAAACATGAGATCGTGTTACCGCCCAAGGAAATGGAGTTGCTGTATTTTCTGGCCTTACATTCAAATCAAGTGTTTACACGTCAACAGTTGTTGGATCAAATATGGGGGTTGGATTTTGAGGGGGATCCGAGAACAGTCGATGTGCATATTAAAAGGATTCGAGAAAAATTGGGGGATTCCAACCCTTATTGGAAAGTGAAGACCATAAGAGGAGTTGGATACAAATTTGAGGTGAACAACCGGTGATTCGAATAAAAAGTATTTTTTTGAAGCTGTTTATCACCTATATCGTCATACTCATGGTGTCGCATGTCATTTTTACTTTCGCTTCCTATTTGTTGTTTCAGGATCATTTCGATCACGCACATCCGAATTCGGAAGGTTTAGACCGAATGAAGGCATTTGGATTGGCCTCGGTGATTTCGATTACCATTACCGGCTTGTTTACCTACTACCTTGCGAAAAGAATCACCGCCCCCATTCGGCAAATGAATCGAGTTGCCCTCCAAATTGCTAAGGGACAATTTGATCAAAAAATTAAAATCAAGACGCGTGATGAGCTGGGAGAATTGGGGAAGACGCTCAACTTTATGGCTCAGGAGTTGGCCGGTTTGGATCAGATGAGAAAGGATTTCGTAGCCAATGTTTCCCACGATTTGCGCTCCCCTCTCACTTCGATTCATGGATTTGTCCAGGCGTTTCTGGATGATACGATTCCGAACGAACGAAAGAGCCATTATTTAACGATTATGAAAGAACAAACCGAGCGAATGATGAAGCTGGTCGATGATCTTCTCGACATGGCTAGAATAGAAGCGGGACAGTTGGTTATCCGGCCTGTCATCTTTAATTTGTCGGAACGGGTTCGCCAAATCCTGGCTCGCATGGAACCTGAATTTGTGAAAAGACAGGTCCATGTGGAGTTGATATCTGAAGAAGAAAAAGACATCTACGTATTTGCCGATCCGGATCGGATGGATCAAGTGATCGTCAATTTGATTCAAAATGCCGTGCAATTTTCTCCACCCGATCGTTCTGTCGAAGTGTTTTTGAAAAAAGAAGGACAAGCGGTGGTGTCTATTCGAGATGAAGGACCGGGAATCAGGCAAGAGGACATGGAATCGATTTGGGAACGATTTTACAAAGCGGATAGAGCCCGGGCGAAAAATGCGGGTACAGGGCTCGGCTTGTCCATTGTTAAGCACATTTTAGATCTCCATCAAACCGATATTCAAGTGGAAAGTGAAGTAGGAAGAGGGACTACCTTCATTTTTACGCTTCCGATCGTTTTGGAGATGTCTAAAAAACCTCAAAACGAGTGATTCTCCGTTCATCTTCTGTTCATCAAACAGTGCTATGCTGGATTTTGTAGTAAAAATCATGAAAACAAAAAGGAGGATCTCTCGATGAGAAAACGCACAACAGACGAGGATAAACATATGGCTGATCCACCCCCCTACCCCGGTACACCGCGCTGGGTAAAGGTGTCTGGGATCATCGTGATCGCCCTGGTCTTGTTGCTTGTCATCATCATGCTCTTCGGAGGTGGTGACCACGGCCCCGGTCGCCACATTCCGTCCGATGACGCGGGTGGCCGGACACCGCTCAACGAACACAGGGTGCAACAGTCATGACCATGACACCCGGCCTTCGCAAGTTTGCTCTTATCGCGCATATTACTTCCTCGGTCGGCTGGTTCGGCGCGGTTACTGCCTATATCGCTCTCGACGTTGCCGTTGTAACCAGCGGGGATGCTCAAATATTGCGTGCCGCCTATATCGCGATGGAGTTAATCATCTGGTGGGCTCTCGTCCCGTTGGCCCTCGCCTCCCTGCTGACGGGGCTTGTCATGTCATTGGGCACCCCGTGGGGCTTATTTCGGCACTATTGGATCCTGTTTAAACTGCTGCTAACCCTCTTTGCCACCATCATCTTGCTGGGGCACACACAGACAAGCAGCTATATGGCAGGCGTAGCAGCAGATCCGACCACGTCCATTGCCGATCTCCAAGCGCTGGGGGGCTCACTGCTCCACTCCGTTGGCGGCCTGGTGGTGTTGCTTCTGATTATGATCCTGTCGGTGTACAAGCCGCGGGGCATGACCCCATACGGATGGCGTAAGCAGCATGAGCGGCGGAAGGTGTCGCAGCGATCGATGCAGTGACTCTTGAATGGCTATCGAGTGAACCCTGTCCTGACCTTGCTAAGGTGAACGACGGCTTAGGAGCGCCATCAATGGGAGTATTAAAATTTTTACAGACATTCTGTTAGATAGGCTAAATCTGTACGTGGCGATGAGTTGTAACACTATTGCATTATTTTCTGGAAAAATTCCTGAAACCTAAGGGCAATCCCATAGGCCTCAATCTTTTTTAATCACAGAAACTCCTATTTGGGTAGTTTAATTTAAATAATTTGCTGGATTAACATAGATATCCATACTTGGCTATGCGGTGATATTCTGATGAAAGCCGACAAGATGATGATGGCTCGTTCGTTGGAACTCCGTGTTCCCTTTGTCGATCGGGAAGTTTTTGATTGGGCCACCGTTTTCATCCCCATATCTAAAGCTAGGGGTTTTCTCGCTCGCAATGGTATAAGAGCGTGTTTGAATAAGTCCAGACTGTTTAACAAACCTTACTTTAAAAAGGAAGGGGGTGGATGATAAATGCCTGCCATAGTAAGTACTAATGTTCAACAATACCAATCCTGCATCGATATGTGTAACCAGTGCATGCAGGCCTGTGAAGAATGCCTGACGTCGTGTTTGAATGAACCCGATGTACAAGCGAGGATGGATTGCATTCAGGTACTCCGGGACTGTGCCGAAATTTGCTCCATCTCTTCCCGGTACATGTCTCGAAACAGTACGTACGCCAAGCAAATTTGTGGTGTGTGTGCAATGATTTGCGAGGCGTGTGCGCAGGAATGTGCCACATTTAAGGATGATCACTGCCAAAAATGTGCGGATGTTTGTCGGCAATGTGCGGCTGAATGCAGACAGATGGCTTCTTAACCTCACCCAAATACCTCAATGCTCCTCTAAAGATTGGGGTATTTGGGTTGGCCAAATGTATTCGATTTTCTGCAGATCTTTCAGAAAACTGTCAATATGATCATCGGAGAGGTGGATAAGGAAAAGGTCCGCTGTTTTCTCGTTGCCGTTCATGCATTGAATGACTACTCGCATAGGCGCAATGAAGACAGACCTGTGCGCAGTGCTGGGAGTGCGGGTCGGGGTAATACATGCATTCCTGGCCGCAAAGTTCACAGACGTGAGCATAGAGGAGTATAGGAAGTGCAGGGAGCCCTTTATCCCTTACTCAGGTTGGCGCATCCTTCATCCGGTAGAAAAAAACATTTTATATTTTCATAAGGTCCAATAAGTCCAGGTGTCAAATAGGCCCAAAAGGATTAGCACTAGTCCGGTGATTACACTGACTGTCCGGCTAAAGCGCCGTGAGCGTCGGATAACGGTGCCGTCCAGGCCGATGATCGATCCCAGGGTGACAAGCATAAGAACCGGGATCGAGGTGCCGATAGCGAAGACAGCTGGCAACACCCACCCGGCGCCATAAGAGAGGACGAAGGAGATCAGCCAGCCGAAAAACAGGGTGGCCATCGTGGGACAGAATGCCAGAGATACGGAAAAGCCCAGCAGAAAAGCGGATCGTCGTCCCCCAACCCGTAGGGACCAAGCTTTTAGACGGTCCGAAATTCCTATCCGGAACCCACGGAGCTTTAACCATCCTATCAGTAGCAATCCCGAAAGAACGAACAGGGGACCGAGTAGTTTCCGCATCCACTGGAACAGAGGAATCAAACTGGATTCCAAGGAGGTCCCAAACCAAAGGACTAAAACACCCAACAAGAGGTAGACCGATGCTTTTCCCACAAGGTAAGCGGCGGTTTCAGAGAGAATGTGGCCACCCCGGTTAGCCCGCTCCGTCAGATAAGACAAGGCAGCTGCGTTTCCAGTTAGCTGGCAGGGGGCCAGCGCCCCTATTAAACCGAGTAGAAACGCGCTCCATAGGGGACCTTGACCGGTGCTTAGATAATTTAATAGAGGAAGGCTTATGGCATTACTGATCTGACTGATCCATTCGTACATCAAGAACACCTCGTCGTTCGTTTCCTAAGAGTCTAGCGTAAATCGTGAATAAACAATGAAGAAACTTGCTAAAGACGTCTCATGGATCATCCCCAAACGTGTCGAAGTCTTCTATCGATACGGAAGGATCTGTGTTGGATACGTTCAGATTCCAAAGCAGATCGTTTAAAGGTGAGTGACTAGGGCGTGTCTGATCAATCCGTGGCGGGATCCCGGGTCGGTATGGCTGACTTCGTTTCGTTGCAAAAAGCGCATAGCGAGACCAGGGAACGAAGTGAGAGTACCTCCCAAAGCCGAGCGCCTAAAATGGCTCCGATCACTACATAAAAACTCATGTCCACTACGTATTCACGATATTTGGTTCCCTTAGCCAAGTAAAAAGCGACACCTACAGCCAACAGAACAGCCATGGCAATAATAAGTCCATAGGATCTCACAGGAAAATCGCCAATATAAAATAAAACAACTTTCATCTTTGGTAAAACCTCCATCTCCTATCATACATTAAGGTCAATTTGAATCGGATTTTCTTGCCCCTTTGATCGATTCCAATTCCTTCATTAGATGATGATTTTGCTCCATTAATTCACCCATCCGAATCTGAAGGGATTGTAATTCCTGTGGTGAAATTTCCGGTTGTTCTTTTGTAACTCTTTCGCCTTTCTGGGCGCTGTCTTTGTGAAACATCCCCCTCATACAAAAGATCATCATCAAGGGGCAGGCAAGAAGACCTAAGATCGTCAACCATTCCATTCCTTTCACTCCTCTTACTCAATACTGGTATGGAAAGCACCAGTGCACGATGGCCGGACACTGGTGCTTTTAATAAAAGTCGGACACAGGTGCTATTTTCTTAAAATTTCCTTTGTATTCTCATATTCTTCAATTGAAATTTCCCCGCGGGCCAACCGTATTTTTAACAGATCCAGGGGGCTTACGTTTGGGTCGGCCTCCCGAGGGGATTCTTGTGTATGGTTTTTATACTGTTTAGAAGACAGTCCGCAACATCCCACTTGGCATGGCCTTCTTAGTTTTTATTGTCCTCCCCATACGTTTTCATGACTTGAGCACAATCCTCCATCATCTGTTTTCCTTGGGGGGAATCCATGGCATCCATCATGTTCATCATACTGCCGTTCATCATCCCGGACATTCCATTGCCGGAATCCGTTTGATTGGCCAACGTAACCGGTACTGCAATCAACAGGGCTGCCACAGCAAGAGACGACAGCATCAGAATGATTTTCCTTTTCATTGGTATCCCTCCTTTCAGTGTTCATGTATCACCTTAACAAGAAGAGTTGTTCAATTTTTGATGAAAAAATGAAGAGGGTTGGTAATTTTTGTGATGAGATCAACGGTTCGTTGTCTTTACCTTACCAATGGGATATGGATTAGGTATGGAGACTCCTGTTTTTTGAAATCCATTCAGGGCAAAATAATCGCAGTATACAAAAACATAAAGGAAGTAATCCCATGGATGAAATGCTTTATCTCGTGGCTTTGGTTGTTGGCATCATCGGCGGACTCGCTTTGTGGCGTTATGCAAAAACCGAGCGACGTGAATTGATCCGTATGATTCGAAATCGCAGAAATAAAAAAAGGTAGTACCCAGGAATGGACGACGTAGACGCCGCTTGTCTGGCTGCAGTGGAAACCCTTCGTCATTTCCCGCTCTTTCGTAAAAAGGTTGTCGTCCATGGATATGTCTACGAGGTGGAATCAGGGGCGTTACGCATCCCGTATCACCAAATTGAGGATCGAGTGGATACGGCGCGTGAAACAGCCAAGGGCACATGGGGTGGATAACAACGGACATCTATTCCATAGAACCGAAAAAATAACCGGCCTCCTGATCGGTAGGGAGTGCCGGTTATTTGCGTCTACTCCCGTGGGATACTTAAATGAATACTTCTTCATGACCCACCAATGATGCGCATCAAAGAAGAACGGTGGAATTATCATCCTTTTGTTCCCTCATATTTTTATCAAATTTACTAAGTACAATGGAAGCAGCAACCATGTACGAACTCGATAACGGGGGATGTCTATGAAGAAAACGCAGATCCTCATCGTCGATGATGAAAGCAACATGCGCAATCTTCTCCGCCTGTACCTAACTCAAAACGGCTTTGATGTGATGGAGGCGGATAACGGTTTCAACGCTTTGGAGTTGATGGATCAAGAGTCGTTTGACTTGATCATACTGGATCTGATGATGCCGGGTATGGATGGATGGGAAGTCTGCTCCCAAATCCGCGAAACCCGGCAAACACCGATTTTGATGCTGACCGCCCGCACAGAGACCCAGGATCGGGTAAGGGGATTAAATATCGGGGCTGATGACTATCTGGTTAAACCCTTTGAACCGGAAGAGTTAATCGCCCGTGTTCATGCGTTGCTCAGACGCTCCCAATTGACCGAAGCTGCCAAGGAACAGCCGAAAAAAATCAAACGGAAAGAGATGACGATCGATCCGGAGAGCAGGCAAGTGTTCATCCTGGACCGTCCCGTCAAGTTGACACCGAAAGAATTTGATCTGCTGCTGTTCCTCGCGAGTCGTTCTCAGAAAGTATTCAGTCGGGACATGCTGTTGGACCATATTTGGGGAAGCGATTATTTCGGGGATATCCGCACGGTGGATACTCACGTCAAAGTCATCCGTGAAAAACTTCGAAAAGCGGGGCTGTCCGATTCGCCCATCCGTACCGTATGGGGAGTCGGCTATCAATTCCAAGGACATGAACATTCATGAGATCGAATCGAATCGTTTTCAAATTGGGCGGCACCATTATGCTTCTGTTCATCATGGTGTTGCTGCCTCTGGGCTTTGTTTTTAACCAAATTGTTTCCGGGTTTTATTACGGCCAGGTACGGGAGGATATCGATCACTTATCTGCCCGTTACGCTCAATCCATCGCCGAATCCCCCGATCCGATGACCATCCACATGGTGGAAATGATGGCCCGATTTTCAGAAGTAAAATTGTATATCGTGGATGACCGGGGAACCATCAAAGCCCGTTCCAACGTACTGGGCTTGCCTAAAAATGCGGTTTCCGATCAGGAATTATCAGCCCTGTCGCGCGGGGAATCCATCAAGAAAATCGATCAGGACCCCGCTTCAGGGAACCGATTTCTGGTCTCCGGCCATCCGATCTTTCGCGGACAAGACTTTTATGGCGGCGTTTATGTATTATCTTCCATCGATCGGATCGACCAATCGCTCCAAATCGTGCGGAACCTGCTGATACTTTCCGGGATGGGCGTCTTTTTTCTGGCTCTCGGATTGACATGGGTTTTATCCAGAAAACTGTCGGATCCGCTCATCCAGATGAAACGAGCGACCCGGCAAATCGCCAAAGGGGATCTGTCCGCCAGGGTGAAGGTGCCATCCGAAGATGAGATCGGAGCGCTGGCTCAAGCCATCAATGACATGGCCTTGGATCTTCAGCAAACCCGCACCACGCAGAAGGAATTTTTCGCAAACGTTTCCCATGAATTAAGGACACCCATCACTTATTTGGAGGGGTATGCCAAAGTCTTGAAAGAGGGGCTGTATCAAAGCGAGGAAGAAAAGGAGCAATACCTGGAGATCATTCGCCACGAATCAAAACGGCTAACCCGTTTGGTACAGGATTTATCCGATCTCTCCAAGATGGAATCGGGCCAACTGGAACTGCATTTCGAATGGATCGACCTGGCGGAAGTCGTACAGAATGCGGTCCGAAAAACGAAATTCAAAGCGGAAGAAAAAGATCTGGAGCTACACGTTCAAATTCCGGACGATCTACCTGCCGTCTATGCCGACGGCTTTCGAATGGAACAGATCTTCATCAACTTATTGGACAATGCGATCCGGTATACGGAAACAGGGAGTATTGGGGTTCAATTAAACGTCGACCGGGATCAGGTAACCATCCATATCAAAGATACAGGGATCGGGATTCCGGAAGAGGAGCTCCCATACCTGTTTGAACGTTTTTACCGGGTGGACAAATCGCGGTCCAGACAATACGGAGGAAGCGGACTGGGGTTGGCGATTGTGAAGCAGTTGGTCGATCTTCATGGGGGAAGAATCGAAGTGTCCAGTCAGATGGGGAAGGGGACCCGGGTTACCATTATCCTGTCGTTTCGACACCACCCCGGAGGAGAGGAGAAACACACATGAAATGGATCGAATGGTTGGTTGTTTTATCTCTGGTTGCCATCGGGCTAGCTTGTTTAACCATGTCCGCGACTGCATTTTTGGATACCCCTTCGATTCAACCGTACCTTCATATGTTAGTTCGGATCTGTCTCTGGATCGGCTTACCCGTTCTGGTTGTTGGTTTGGGGTATTGGATTTGGAGATGGAAAAGATAGGATAGGAAGGAGGTGAAATAACGTGCCGATGATGGATTGGGGAGGGATGCTCGTGATGATGATTTTCTGGGTTTTGCTCATCGGTTTAGCTGTTTATGGTGTCGTTGTAATCATAACTAAGGGGTTTGGGAAAAAGGAGAATACGTCTCTCCGGATTCTCGAGGAACGGTTTGCTCGAGGTGAAATCGATGCCGACGAGTATCAACAAAGAAAGGAGGTCTTAGAGAAAAAATAACCGATACCGTTTCGATGGGGGGGTCGATGGGCAAATGGTTTGCGACTTTTTACGACATGTGGATGGGTCCGTTGGAGCGGAAAGCGTTTGATCGGATACGGAAAAAGCTTGGTAAAAGCTCGGGGAAAGGGTGTTGGAGATCGGCTCAGGAAACGGTTGTTGCCATCGAACCGGAACCGGCGATCATCGAAGCAACAATTCAACAACAGGTTGAATCAGGGTGGGATCTGGAGGAGAGAACCATGAAAAGAAAACAGATGAAGATCATGATTGGGGCCATGGGCCTCTTAGCAGTGATGGCACTGGTTATTGGTTTTATTGCCTGGGAAAAAACACGTTCGACGGATCAATCCCCTAACCAGGAATCCCCACAGTCCGTCCTCAACTGGGATGTACCTTCGTTTCAATTTACGGATCAACACGGTCAACCCTTCGGCCTGTCGGATTTAGAGGGGAAAGTATGGGTGGCAGATATGGTATTGACCGAGTGTCGGGATATTTGTCCGGTATTAACGAGTAATATGGCACAGCTGCAAAAAAGGCTGGCCGAAGAGGGTGTAGAGGCACAGCTGGTGACTTTTAGTGTCGATCCGGAAACGGATACTCCTGACGTGTTAAAACAATACGGGGAGACATTCGGTGCCGATTTCGACAATTGGCGTTTTCTGACCAACCAGGACTTCGAAAAGATGAAACAGTTTATCGAATCCACATTTAACGTACCCGTCGAGCACAACCATGACCCTGATGCCACCTCTCCCGTGATGCATTCAGGTCGCTTCTTCCTGGTGGATTCCACCGGAAAAGTGGTGAAGCTGTACGACGGTGCGGAGCCGAATTATGACCAAATCATCCAGGATATAAAGGAACTGCAATCTAAGTAGTGCTTGCATCCAACGGATAAACGATGATTATTTAAAGGCCTCATGTTGATCTTTATGAAGTTTTGACGGATTTGCCTTTGATCTGGCCAAACAGAACCATTGGTGAAAACCGTAAGATAAATGAACCGACAGCAAATATGAAGAAATGACCCCAGTAAGGAGTGAAACACGCGATGACTCGTTGGATATTAGTAGCTTTGGCAACCCTTTTGTTGTTATCGGCGTGCAGTAACGGAACCCCTGATACGTTCCAGGCAAAACATATCCATGGATTTGCTTATACAGCGGAGGGTGAAAAATTGCTGACCGCCACCCATGATGGTCTGTATGCCTACCACGGTGGGAAATGGTCGGGTCCAATCGGGGAACCGCACGATCTCATGGGATTTTCCTTAACGAAAAAGGGGATTTACAGCAGTGGGCATCCGGCGCCGGATTCTGACAAACCGAATCCCTTGGGACTCATTAAAAGTACGAATGAAGGGGAAACATGGAAAACCATTGATTTTGAAGGGCAATCGGATTTCCATCAAATGACCGCTGGATTTCAAACCGGAACGTTGTATGTGATGAATGAACATCTCAACGACAAAATGGACAGAGGGTTTTACGTCTCTTTCAATGGAGGAGAATCCTGGGATTCATCCTCATTAAATGGGGTACAGGGAAATTTGCTTACGTTGGAGGCTCATCCGACTCGTGAAAAAGAAGTGGCATTGGGTACGGATTTCGGACTGTTCGTCTCCCGGGATGCCGGTGAAAAAGTGAACAAGATCGATGGCGGTCTGCAAGCGACGGCCTTGCTTTTTGACCGGAACCAGCCGGATTTCTTGTGGGTAGGGGGGTATACCAAGCAACCTATCCTAGTTCTATACAACATGCAAACGAAACAAAAAAAGACCGTCACTCTCCCCTTTGAAGACCCGGAGGATGCCGTTCAGTTTATCGCTCAAAACCCAACAAATCCAAAAGAAATAGCCATCGCTACCTTTAAGAAGAATATTTACACGAGTCAAGATGGCGGCCAAACTTGGAAGTCCATCATGAAAGATGGCGAGTCCATTCCAACAGGCTGATTAGA is a genomic window of Desmospora profundinema containing:
- a CDS encoding TOMM precursor leader peptide-binding protein, which translates into the protein MSTVVVVGEGLLADFVCGELSPRCQILRRTDLKTEETGEADLALILYDSWNPSVYHQAEEVFRTAGMPWLRGGVSFGEGVVGPLVRPGTPGCSRCADTRRLTAGRDRQEMWQLQQRSTTHDSWASRTGLLHMAHLLAAEARRVLQGSRTHLEGRVFLINLKTLQGSRHFFLPDPLCSVCGRLPADSPTASRISLQPSPKVRHDPYRCRSMNELKEVLVNDYLDHRTGMLNGKMHDLASTFADAGVNLPSFTGDEGTGGRTHSYAESECAAILEGLERYCGLQPRGKRTTIHDCYRNLDDQALNPGTIGVHAKEQYAQPDFPFTPFDPDRLLDWVWGYSFLQERPILVPKSLAYFGPGCGERFVFETSNGCALGGSLEEAVFYGLLEVVERDSFLMTWYAQLPVPRLDPTSAEDRDLRLMVDRFQTVTGYDLYFFNTTMENNIPSVWALAKNRKSQGAHLICAAGAHLDPVRAVKGAVHELSSTMRMLHKQYEKNREKAGHMFHDSTLVRQMEDHSILYGLPQAKKRLYFLLDEKRPLRRFDQEFQQEKRHMDLTEDLKEILQVFHRLNLDVIVVNQTTPELSRNGLFCVKVLIPGMLPMTFGHHFTRLEGMDRVLRVPVDLGYTEQPLTLEQLNPHPHPFP
- a CDS encoding SagB family peptide dehydrogenase: MSLETFLHHLHFDIAKTQPRDWKVDWEDTPLPYKRYHGLPAIPLSLEVPLTLKGCEVPVKPKIREIGHFFWYGFGLSQFCQPVHPSGAVEHAMYRRFVPSGGALYPNELYVYLNMDEVSRGIYHYDAAHHRLVLLRKGDYDSYLARALGYRCDVSAYFGVVFVSTMFQKNGFKYHHFAYRLQGLDTGVLIGQLLEVAKRFGFESAVYFRFLDRAVNHLLGLSEWKESVYAVVPLALDPRVTRFDEENNDKSISAEELCRELTVLQHEHDIRSKRRIEYPMIIRMNEASLLESIKPFRQVKGEKNSSCEGEIILLPRVDRLSYDLAAVCRKRFSPGIHFVLDQVSQSQLAALLREATASFSYRNDLDGAQENLVSRVSLVGCLHGVEGIPDGAYHYDRAAHAFRQIRPGDHRRRLQQGMSSHTVNLSQVPLCFHVTGDRDHLKGALGYRGYRIQQMEAGMLTHRLLLAASALGMGGHPLLDFDAGSCDELYRLAPQGKTSLIQIPIGPYRLPPRLQGSLHG
- a CDS encoding response regulator transcription factor, which produces MNKKVNVLIIEDDPYICELITLYAEKSGYTVYVANNGMEGLELFYDNPPDLVILDIMMPEMDGWEVCTEIRRFDKTPIIMLTGKGENDDKLKGFDLGTDDYLVKPFDPNELMARVKAVLRRTNPMFNINEIIELPLLKIDPQQYKVVCDKHEIVLPPKEMELLYFLALHSNQVFTRQQLLDQIWGLDFEGDPRTVDVHIKRIREKLGDSNPYWKVKTIRGVGYKFEVNNR
- a CDS encoding sensor histidine kinase produces the protein MIRIKSIFLKLFITYIVILMVSHVIFTFASYLLFQDHFDHAHPNSEGLDRMKAFGLASVISITITGLFTYYLAKRITAPIRQMNRVALQIAKGQFDQKIKIKTRDELGELGKTLNFMAQELAGLDQMRKDFVANVSHDLRSPLTSIHGFVQAFLDDTIPNERKSHYLTIMKEQTERMMKLVDDLLDMARIEAGQLVIRPVIFNLSERVRQILARMEPEFVKRQVHVELISEEEKDIYVFADPDRMDQVIVNLIQNAVQFSPPDRSVEVFLKKEGQAVVSIRDEGPGIRQEDMESIWERFYKADRARAKNAGTGLGLSIVKHILDLHQTDIQVESEVGRGTTFIFTLPIVLEMSKKPQNE
- a CDS encoding DUF2269 domain-containing protein → MTMTPGLRKFALIAHITSSVGWFGAVTAYIALDVAVVTSGDAQILRAAYIAMELIIWWALVPLALASLLTGLVMSLGTPWGLFRHYWILFKLLLTLFATIILLGHTQTSSYMAGVAADPTTSIADLQALGGSLLHSVGGLVVLLLIMILSVYKPRGMTPYGWRKQHERRKVSQRSMQ
- a CDS encoding four-helix bundle copper-binding protein, with product MPAIVSTNVQQYQSCIDMCNQCMQACEECLTSCLNEPDVQARMDCIQVLRDCAEICSISSRYMSRNSTYAKQICGVCAMICEACAQECATFKDDHCQKCADVCRQCAAECRQMAS